Part of the Arthrobacter sp. MMS18-M83 genome is shown below.
CGTACACGTTCTGTTGGGTTCCCACCCCGCCGACCCAAGGGTCTTCGAAGGGCATCTGGACGGCGGCCAGCAGGCCCGGCTCCCAGAAGGTGTCCGAATCGACGAAAATCAGCAGGTCACAGGCGGCAGCGCGGACGCCGCACCCCAGCGCCGAACGTTTACCGGCGTGACGAAACAGCACCGGACGGACCACGGGGTTCTCCAATGCCGTGATCCGGTGGTACGCCTCGAGGTCCTTGATGTCCAGCACGATGATGATTTCGGTCGGATTCTGGGCCAACCACGTCTCCAGACAGCGCATTAGTATGTCCGGGTCTTCATGGAAGGAGGGAACGATCACCGAAGTAGAAGCGGAGAAATTACTGATGATCGGCCGGGCGCGACGTGACAGGATGACACGGTAGAGCCACAGACCCCAAACGATGGTCCCGGCCAACGCGACCGGCATGTACCGATGCCATGAGGACAGATCCACACCGCCAAACACCGGCCCGGCGACGAGCGGCAAAACCGCGACGGTAATCACCGCCGCCACCGCCAGTTACAGCCCAGTGCGCTGAAACGGGACAAGGGAGTGCGCAGAGACCCGGTCCAAACCATGAGGAGACCCTTCCTGGGCGCATTGCCGAAGCACAGTCAGTGAACCCAAGCTAGAACCGGCCGATGCCGCCCGTCTTGAGTGCCGACTACCCGGAAGCGGTAACCGCCATAGAGTGGCGCCACCTGTTTCCTCCCGTAATGTCTCCGCGAGGCGCACTCTGATGAACCCAATGGTGGGGTGGCCTCAACTAAAACTGCGATTCATCAACAGGCGAGCCGTGAAGGTGGCCCGGAACAACCTGCAAAACCGGTCCCAAATCAAGCTGCCGTACTCGGGGTCAGGAAGCGGGGACAAATCCGAGGGTCTTGTCGACCACGTTCAACAATGGTTCGCTTTTGACGAACCGTCCCAGATTCTCCAAGAACAGCTTGCTGAGGTCGTCGAGATAGTTTTCAGCGTCACCGCTCAGGTGAGGGGTGATGATGACGTTCTCCATACTCCAAAGTGGGTGTCCCCCAGGTAACGGCTCCGGGTGCACGACATCGAGGGCGGCACCGGCAATGGAACCGGAGGCCAACGCTTCGGTCAGGGCTCCGGTGTGAACACGTTCGCCGCGGCCGACATTGATCAGGTGCGCCGACGGTTTCATGGATGCAAGCACGTCGACGTTCACCAGCCCCCTGGTCTCCGCGGTCAGCGGAGCCGCGAGCAGAAGATAGTCGAAGTCGTGCACCACATTGGCCAGGTCCGCGGAGGAGTAGATCACATCAAAGTCGTCGTCATGCGATCGGACTGTGCGTCCGGCACCGCTGACCGCCATGCCCACGGCACGGAACAGTCGCGCGGTTTCGCGTCCGATGGAGCCAGTGCCCACTACCAGCACGCTCTGGCCCTGAATCTTTCGGGTGACCCGGTGCTGCCACCGTTGTTGCTGCTGGAACCGGAATGAACGCTGCGCATCCTTGGCCAAATCCAGGACGAAACCAAGGGCAAATTCGGCGATGGCCCGGCTGAGCACACCCCGGGAGTTCGTGTACACAACGTCGCTTTGGATCAGTTCATCGAAGAGACGCTGGCTCACACCGGCCGCCGAGACATGAACCCACCTCAGCGACGAGGCTGCAGCCCAGTTCTTCTTCAAGGCAGGTGAGAACGAATGCCACTGGTACAACACGTCCGCGCCGTCCAGCGCGTTTGCCAGTCCATCGGCGGTCGTCAAGCGCACTTCGGCCAGTTCTTCGATCTCCCCCAGCCGGGGCGGCAAAGTTTCCCGGTACAGGACTGCGACGACAGGCCGCCTGCGTTCCGGAACCGTCACGATGACGCCGGATTGTTTTCCGTGGTGGCGTCCATCGCGCCAACGGCGTCGATGACGTCAATCGCGGCCAGGACAGCGGCGGTGAATTCGGACGTCGAGGACGGTCCACCGACGTCGCGTGTGCCAAGCCCCTCCCGGAGGACAGACTCGAAGGCCAATTGGAGGTGCTCGGCAGCTTCCGGGTGCCCGAGGTGCTGAAGCATCATGGCCCCCGACCACATCTGGCCCACGAGGTTAGCCAGGCCTTTGCCTGCAATGTCCGGGGCTGATCCGTGGACGGGTTCGAAGAGGGACGGGAAGTCACCTTCGGGATTGAGGTTGGCACTCGGGGCTACACCGATGGAGCCGGTGACGGAGCTACCCAGGTCCGAGAGAATGTCCCCCAGCAGGTTGGAAGCAACGATCACGTCAAAGGTCCAGGGCCTCAGGACCAGGTGCGCGGCCAACGCGTCCACAAGTTCGCTGGTGAGCGTCACGTCGGGGTAGAGGCGGGCTGTTTCTTCCACCACCTCGTCCCAGAAGGGCATAGTGTGGACAATGCCGTTGCTCTTGGTTGCCGAGGTCAGTCGGCCCTTCCGGGAGGATGCGAGCGATGCCGCATAGTGCGCGGCCCGTGATACTCCCAGGCGGGTGAAAATGGTTTCCTGGACCGCAGTTTCATGCGGCAGCCCGCGATAGGTCCGGCCGCCAACCTCCGAGTACTCCCCCTCGTTGTTTTCACGAACAATGAGGATATCGATCGGTTCCTTGGACGCAAGGGGTGACTTCACGCCGTCGAGCGTTTTCACCGGACGGAGGTTGATGTGCTGCTGGAATTCGCGGCGGATCGGGATCAGGAGACCCCACAGGGAAGCGATGCGGTTCTCAGCGGAGCTGGAAGTGGGAATGGTAGGGCTTAACACCGGCGTCGTGTCCAATCCAGCCGCTCCTTTCGGAGGTGTCAAGCAGTCGGGCCTGGGACGTGAAGGCGGAAAGATCGGATCGAAGAATTCCTGGAATACAAATACACCGCAATAGCGGTCTAATAGATTCAATTTGGCAAAGTATGAAATGAGGGGATGTCAATGGCGGCACCGGAGGGAATGTTCATATTGGAGGGCCGGCCCACGGCGCAGCTGATCGCTGACCAACTCCGCGAGCTCATCGTCCAAGGGGCTTTCAGCCCCGGTCAGCAGGTGAACGAATCTGCCTTGGCGAGTCAGCTCAACACGTCAAGGGGACCCCTCAGGGAAGCTCTGCAGCGCCTGTGCCAGGAAGGCATCCTGGTGTGCAAGCGTAATCGCGGCGTTTTCGTGCTGGAGCTTTCAACCGAAGACATCAAAGAGATCTACGCCGTACGCGAGGCGGTGGAACTGGCCGCCGCCAACACTCTCCTCGACTCTAGTCCGGACCAGGTCACGGATACCTGCCGAGAGCTCAAGGGCATCATCAAGAACATGGCGAAGCAGGTTGCGGCGTCGGACTGGCAGGCGATCGCCAGGATCGACATGCAATTCCACACCGCTTTCGTTTCAGGCAGTGGGAACACGCGACTGATCCGGATTTACGAGACACTCACCGCGGAGTCCCGCATGTGTATCCTCAGCCTGGAAGTCGCATATCCCCGCATAGATGTGCTCGTTCAGGAACACCAAAACATCTTGGACCTTCTTGAGGCGCGCGACCGGAGCGGACTTCAACAAGCCATAAAGCGGCACATGCAGAAAGCCGTCGAGGACCTTACTACGACGCGACAGCCAAGTGGTGCTACCGCGTAAATGTTGCTAGCGCACCGGACACAAAGCAGCAGTCCAACTCCCCTGATACGAAGGCACCCCCAGCGTCGCGACGCCGGGGGTGCCTTCGCGCGTGCACCAGCGATCGGATCCAGCATGAGCAGTAGCAGCATTCATGGCTCGCTCAGTCAGAGGCGAAACTTGGGAACGGGAACGTTGTGGGTTACTGGCCGCAGTCCCGTGCCGCGGGCGGAACAGGTTCTGCCCCGCCCAGGCATGAGTTCGACGTGGCGGTCCCGGAAAGGCGTCTCAGTTCACGGGTACGTGCTCAGTTACGAGGTCTGGAACAACAAAAGCTCCCTCGCAGCTCCAGATTTGCGCATCTAGAACCGCCTCGTCTCCGCCCAGACGGCTTCATCGAAGCTATGTCACTTTTCAGGCGCTACTTTCCGGATCACAGGCAACGGTGCCGTATCGAAGAATCGGTATTCCCTCGTGGGGAACCGGATTGGTTTTCCTGCGGCTTCTGCTTTCTCCCGGACAAAATCGTGGTCTTCCGGGGAGAGGACAACCTGCCCGTGCGGGTCACGCTCGGTGTCCTTGGGTGCGCCCCTGCTGAACTTAGCCGAGATAGCAGAGGGTAGAACCAGACATGCCGGATTTTCCAGAAGCCAAGTTCGGGTCTCGGAATCGAGCCGATCCCACTCATCCTTGAGGCTCACGCTCGCAAACACCGCCTTCCTGCTAGGCATATCCTGAATTTGAAAGTCCGTCCAGATTACCCCTGCCCTTCAGGAGGATGATAGGCCCGAGACCGCTCACCCGTGGTTCTGATAGCAGTGTCCTAGCTGGGCAAACTGGCGGTCCATCCGGTGAGCCGCAGAAGGTCAGCCGCGATGTCCTGGACGTTGAGATCGTTTGGTGGGTCCGGTGCACCCAGTCGGGCGTGAGCAGTTCGAGTTCCATGACTGCCGCGTTGCTACGGTCGAGATGGTCCTGCAAGTCGTTGCCCTTGATGCGCCCGCGCAGGCTGGCAGAACCGGCCTCGTCTGAGGCGGTCAGCAGAACAGCGGTGATTCGTGATTCATCCCCCACGGCCTGCTGCCAACTCTTGGGTGACCGGACGATGACCGTGTTGGTGTAGATCATCCGCCGGTAGCCAAGGGCCCGGTAGTTCGCCAAGACAGCGGCGCTCGGCCACGCTTAGTGTGTGTGCAGTAGGCATATCAAGATCCCTTCGTCCATGCAGGAAACCGGGACCTCTATCTGCTCGTCGACATACGTCTTCCTACTGGAACAGTATGGGTTCGAACCGAATCGTGACGCGAAACTCCCAAGAACTTATATAGGGTGTTTGCATGACTGCGGGGGGTGCGGCTGTTGAGCCGTTGGTGCACATCAAAGACTTCAGGATGGATTTCGGGGACACGCAGGTCATCAAGGACCTGTCCTTCGACGTCCGGGCCGGGGAGACGTTCGGGTTCCTGGGCAGCAACGGCTCGGGCAAGACCACGACCCTGCGGGCGCTGCTGGGCATCTATCAGCCCACGGCCGGGACCCTGCACATCGGCGGGAAGACCTTCGACCCCCGCGACGGCGTCCGGCTCGGCTACCTTCCGGAGGAACGCGGGCTCTACAAGAAGGAACAGGTCCTGGACGTCATGGCCTACTTCGGCCGCCTCAAAGGCCTCGGCAAAGCCCAGGCCCGCACCTGGTCCCTGGAGTACCTGGAGCGGGTGGAACTGGCAGACAAAGCCGGAACCCGGCTGGACAAGCTTTCCGCCGGGGAACAACAGAAGATCCAGCTGGGCGTGACCATCATGAACGACCCCGAACTGCTGATCCTGGACGAACCCACCAAGGGCTTTGACCCGGTGAACCGGCGGCTGCTGATGGACATCATTGAAGGGCAGAAACTCGCTGGCTCCACCGTCATCATGGTCACCCACCAAATGGAAGAAGTGGAACGTCTCTGCGACCGGGTGATCCTGCTCAAGGACGGAGCCTCAAGGGCATACGGCACCGTCTCGGAGGTCCAGGAACAATTCGGCGGCACCCTCTACCGGATCGGCTATTCCGGCGTCCTCCCGTCATCGGAACTGTACGAGATCACGGCCGGCGGCGAGGGCAGCGCCGACCTGACCCCGCAGCGCGGAGCCGACGAAACCATGGTGCTGCGGGAGCTCATCAACGCCGGCGTCGCCGTCCGCAGCTTCACCCCCGAGCGGGTCTCCCTGGAGGAAATCTTCATCCGCGTCTACGGCGCCAAAGAAACGGCGGTGGCCTGATGACCACAACATCCACCCGGTCTTCGTTCCTGGGCCGGCACAACCTCGGGACCGTTGTCAGTTTCGAGTTCACTCGAACGATCAAGAAACGACGCTTCTGGATCGCCACCCTCGCGATCCCCGTGGTCATGGCCATCATCTTCGGCCTGGTCTTCGCCAGCAACTCCTCCACCCGCGCCACCGCCCAGGCGCAGAAGAACGCCGCCCTCACCTTCACCTACACGGATGCGTCCGGGATCATCCCCGACAAGGCCGCCACGGCCATGGGGGGCACGAAAGCCACCGACCCGGGCACCGCCTTGGACGAGGTGAAAGCCGGCCGCATCGACGCCTACTTCGCCTACCCGGCGAACCCCGCCAAGGAACCCGTGAAGGTCTACGGCGCCGACAAGGGCATCTTCGCAAACACCACCTACGAAGCCGTCGCCAAGCAGCTCCTCACCCTCTCGGCACAATCCAAAATCGGTTCCCCGGAACTAAGCGCCGCCGTCGGCGGCCAAATCACCGTCGACACCCAGACGTTCCGCAACGGGCAGGTCTCCGGCGGCCTCGGCACGGCCATCCCGCCGCTGGCGTTCCTGCTCGTCTTCTACGTCAGCCTCATCCTGCTCTCCAGCCAGATGCTCAACAGCACCCTGGAAGAGAAGGAAAACCGGGTCACCGAGATGATCCTCACCACCCTGAACCCTACGACCCTCATCATCGGGAAAATCATCTCGCTGTTCCTCGTCGGGCTCGTCCAGATCGGAGTGTTCCTTGCACCGATCGTCATCGGCTACACGTTCTTCCGCGACCGGCTCGCCTTGCCCTACATCGATCTGAGCTCCCTGGTCTTCGAACCCGGGCCGCTGATCACCGGGGCCCTGCTCATGCTGGGCGGATTCACCCTGTTCACGGCCGTCCTCGTCGCCATCGGCGCAATCATGCCCACCGCCAAGGAAGCCGGGGTCATCTTCGGCCCGCTCATGGCCCTGATCTTCGTCCCGTTCTACGCGATCAGCCTCATCCTCAGCGACCCGCACTCCCCCACCGTCCAGGCCTTCACCTACTTCCCGCTCTCGGCCCCGGTGACCGCCATGCTCCGCAACGGCTTCGGGACGCTCAGCCCCCCGGAGGCGATCATTGTCATCGCGGAACTCTTCATCCTCGGCATCCTCGTCCTGCGCCTGGCCGTCCACCTCTTCCGCTACGGATCAATCCAGTACTCTGGCAAACTCTCCATCACCAAAACCCTCCGCCACCGGCCACCGGAACTCGCCGGAAAATAGCCGGAACCGACTACAACGGCGCCACTGCGGGCAGCCAATGACCCGTGACTGGCTTCGTTTACCAGGACGGTGACGCTCATGCCGTCTTCTACGCCGGAATCCACATGGCCGTCGATCGCTGTCCTGGCCGCTCAGACTCGTGTGGCATCCGGCACCCGCTTGAGCGAGTCCATTCCGCCCCTTTTGATTGTCCAGGTCATGCGATCAGATTGCCCTGGCACGGAAGGAACCACCCGAACCAAAGCCGGGGGTTTCGTAGCGTGCCGGGGCCCCTTCTCGCCCGTTTTGGCCAGTCCTGCCGGCAGATCAGCCATAACTGGATCCGACGCGAGGCCGCCGCTCAGGCGACCGGTTGCTGCGCGGAGTCGAGCAGTGCGATGTCCTCGGGGCTGAGCGGGAGCGTCGCGGCCGTCACGGAGTCGAGGATCGATTCAGGACGCGAGGCGCCCGGAATGGGGATCACGACCTCGCTCTTCGCCATCTCCCACGCGAGGGCCACGACCTGAGGCGAGACCGCGTGCTCACGCGCCACGAGAGTGAAGGCCTCGTACTTCGATCCGAGCTGCGACGCCTCGGCGATCCCGCCCAACGGGCTCCACGGAAGGAAGGCAATCCCCAGGTCATGGCAGAGCCCGAGCTCGCCTTCGCTGGACCGGAATCTCGGCGAGAACTGGTTTTGCACCGAGACGAGGCGGTCGCCGAGCAGGTCGTTCGCCTCCCGGATCTGCTGCATATTGGCGTTCGAGATGCCTGCCATGCGGATGATGCCCTCGTCGAGCAGCTCCGCGAGGGCCCCGACGGAGTCGGCGTACGGAACCGTGGGGTCTGGCCGGTGGAACTGGTACAGGTCGATTGCCTCAACGCCCAGGCGCTTGGCCGACTCCTTCGCGGCCCGCTTGAGGTAGGCCGGGTCGCCGTTCTGCGCCCACGGACCCTGCGCGGGCCGGAGGTGCCCGCCCCTCGTCGCGACGATCACGTGGGACGTGTCCCCGCCGTACTGGCGCAGCGCCTTCGCGATGAGTCCTTCGTTGTGTCCGATCTCGTCCTGCGCGGCGAGGTGGTAGGCGTCCGCGGTGTCGATGAGCGTCACACCGGCGTCGACTGCCGTTTGGATGGTCTGGATCGAACGGCGCTCCTCCGGACGGCCCTCGATCGACATGGGCATGGCACCCAGACCGACAGCGCCGACGGGAACGCCGCCGATGGTACGCTGCTTCACCGCCCTGCCCCGACCGCTTCGACCCGGAGTTCGCCCATGCTGTCCCAGCCACCGCCGTCGAGCTGGCGGCTGATGATCTTCGGGGTCTCGGCGAGGGCGGGCCGCATCGCCTTGAGGCCCGCGGCGAAGTGTGGGGCGCTGACGTGCGCCTCGGCGGCGCCGTCCCGGAAGGCTTCGACCAGGACGTACGTGGAGGGGTCATCGAGCGAGCGTGACCACTCGAACCAGAGGTTGCCCTCCTCGGCACGCGTCGCGGCGGTGAAGTCGGCCACGATCTCCGGCCATTGCCCGGTGTACTCGGGCTTGGTCTTGAATTTGACGACGATGAAGATCACAAAGGATTCCTTAAGAGGTGGAGGCCGATCCATTGTTCCGTAACGGCCGTTGGGGCTTGGCAAACTGCGTTACGGAACAGCCAATGCGGGGCGTGGATTCAGGGGCGTTTGAGGAAGGACTCGACCTTGGACGGGTCGCGCTCGACGAGGTCGCCGAGAACCTCGTCGGCTTTCGCGAGCAGCCCGGGGTCGAGGACGACTCCGGCGGCGGTCGCGTTGTCCTTGAGCTGCTCGGGCCGGGAGGCCCCGACGATGGCTGCGGAGACGTTTCTGTTCTGCAGGACCCAGGCCACGGCGAACGCGGCCATTGACAGGCCGGCCTGGTCCGCGAGCGGGCGCAAGGCCTGAACAGCCTCGAGCACAGGTCGTCGCATGTAGTGGTGCTCGGTCTTGAACTCGCCGCCGTCAGAGGTGAAGCGTGACGCCGTGGGAGCCGCGGCCCCCGGGGCGTACTTGCCGGTCAGGACGCCCTGGGCGAGCGGGGACCAGACGATCTGGCTCAGGCCGAGTTCTTCACTCAGCGGAACGACTTCGGGCTCGATGACGCGCCAGAGCATGTTGTACTGGGGCTGGTTCGAGACGAGGTGGATGCCGAGCTCCTTCGCGAGGGCGGCGCCCCTGCGGATCTCCCCGGGGTCCACTCGGAGACGCCGATGTAGTGGGCCTTGCCGGCACGCACGATGTCCGCGAACGCTTGCATGGTCTCTTCGAGCGGGGTTTCGTAGTCGTAGCGGTGTGCTTGGTACAGGTCCACGTAGTCGGTCCGGAGGCGGCGCAGGGAGCCGTTGATGGACTCCATGATGTGCTTACGGGAGAGGCCTCTGTCGTTCTTGCCGGGCTGGCCGATCGGGAAGTAGACCTTGGTGAAGATCTCGAGTCCTTCACGCCGGACACCGTCGAGGGCCTCGCCGAGGGCGGTCTCGGCGCGCGTGCCCGCGTAAGCGTCGGCGGTGTCGAAGGTCGTGATCCCGAGGTCCAGGGCTGTCCGGACGCAGGCCGTGGCCGCTTCCTGGTCGATCTGTTCGCCGTGCGTGGTCCAGTTGCCGTACGCGATCTCGCTGACGTACATGCCGGAGTTTCCGAGCTTGCGGTATTCCATGGGGATTCCTTATGGGTTTGGGTGGATTGTGAAAGGTCAGCGGGAGGCGGCCCGGAGGCGGCGGGGCGGCGCGGTCGAGCCGCGCACCACGAGACGGGGCCCGATGCGCCCGACGGCGGCCGGGGCTCCCGCGAGGGCCGCAACCAGCGCTTCGGCTGCGAGGCGTCCTTGGTCGGCGACGCCGTGGTCCATCGTTGTGAGACCAACGACGCCCGCGAACTCGTGGTTGTCGTAGCCGACGATGGAGAAATCGTCCGGGACGTTGAGCGAGGCCCCGCGGAGCGTGGCCATTGCCCCGAAGGCGATCTCGTCCGACGCCGCGAGGAGCGCCGTCGGCGGTTCCTCCGCGGTGAGCAGTTCGGCCATGGCAGCCGCACCGGCGTCAACCGTGTTCTCTACGACGAGCTCGAGGCCCGGGTGCGCGGGAAGGCCCGCCTCGGCCAGTGCATCGCGGTAGCCTAGGAGCCGCTCGGCCGGCGGCACGCCGCCGAGGGTCGAACCGGGACCGGCGCGCAGGCCGACGAAGGCGATACGCTCATGCCCGAGATTGATGAGATGGCGAGTCGCGGCGCGTCCGCCGACGCGGTCCTCCACCTGGACGGAGGAGGCGCCCGCGCGCTCCGAGCCGACAAGCGAAAGGACCTGCCCCTGCGCCTCGAGCGACGCTAGCTCCTCGGGCCCGAGTTGAAGGGCCACGACGAGCGCACCATCGGAGCGCCCGTGCAGGCGCGGGCTCGCGAAGAAGTCGGCCCGCAGCTCCGCGGTGGACAGCTCGGTCAGGAGAACGTCGTAGCCTTCGCGGCTCAGCACGCGCCCGGCGGCGGCAATGACCTCGGCGAAGAACCACTTCGTGAGAAGAGGGACGACGACGGCGACTGTGCGCGTGCGCCCCGTTGCGAGGCGGGACGCACTCGGCGACGCGACATACCCCAACTCCACAGCGGCATCTCGCACACGCTTGCGCGTTGGCTCCGAGATACCGGGGACCCCCCGGAGCGCGCGGGACACCGTGGAGATGGAGACTCCGGCGCGCTCGGCGACAGCCTGGACGGAAACGGTCATGTGAACAGGGTAACCCCCTTAAAGTTTCTTCGCAAGCGCTTGCAATCGTGTATCGATGTCATACGGGATCAAGCTGGCGTGTCCCGCTGAATTCCCAGCGAGGGGCGGCAGGGGCCTTTCTGTCGTCCGGTGCGTCTGGTCTCAGTCGCCGACGCCGGCGGGTTCGGACTGTTCCTTATCGAAGCGGATGAGCCACGACTTGTTGGCGTCCACGATCGGCCGGTCTGGTCCGTCAATGACCCTTGGGCCGGTCAGCACCACGTCGCCGCTGATGGTGCCGGCGTCGTGGACAGCTTCCGCGTGGGCCAGGACGGTGGCACAGTGGTTGGCGGGCAGCCTTTCGGCCCTTGCGTTGAAGTTCCGGTACATGGTCATCGAGTATTTGCTGATGGCCATCGGTTGGAAGTCACCGCCGACGAGAAGGGTCAACTCCCGGCGAGGGCGTCATCGTCCGTGACCCTGTGGCTGGTGACTCAGAGCGGCGGTGTTTCCACTGTTCGATTGGCGATCCTAGCTGCTGCGGATGACAGAGGTCGAGCGGACCGCGCCGGAGTCCGCCACCCATTGTTGAGCCGGTTGAGACGGTTCCTTTGGGCTCATTGATCAGCGGCAGTTAGGTCGCACCGAGCTACGACTGTCGTGCACTCCAGTCACCTGAGGCGCAAATTAACAAGTATCCGCTACTCGTGCCACGGCTACATTGCAAGAATTATGCTCACTGGCGTAAGTCCCGGGCGCTGATCCTTTGGTGCAGTCCGGGCGAATCGAGCGGCGCGTAACAGGATGCACCGGTGTCAGGGCCCAGTCCCGAACGAACACGGCGATATGAACCGCGGTCTTCAAGTCGCCTGCATGGATCCGCAAGCCTTGACATAGGACAGAAGTCTTCCACCTGTGCGATGCCGACTGCCCGTTGACTGGTTCCGGGTCCGCACTCTAAAGAACAGAAAGACAGGACGCAATGTTGAAATCATCCCTGGCCGGGCTTAGCGCTTCGGCCCTCCTGGCAGCAACCTTTGCCGTCGGTGCCGCCACTCCGGCTCTGGCCAACACAACGACAACCACGCATACCAGTACCATCAACGATGCAATCCCGGTAACGTGCGACGGACCAGGCTTCACTTCCTACACAGGATCGGGCAACTCGGTCACCCATCTGACGGTCAACAACGCAGGGGACTCCTGGTTCACCACGACAACAGAAGGAACGGTCACCCTGCACACGCTGTGGAACGGCGCCTCGACCTCATGGACCGGTCATGTTCAGGAGTGGTTCGGAAGTGAAGACAACAACAAGAACGCCGTCCAGCACGCCACGTTCAACTTCAACGGCACGAGCACCTCGGATCCGTCCAAGTCGCTGACCATGCACGCAGCATTCACCCTCACCGTCAACGCCAACGGCACAGTGGTCGTCAACAACCGGACCGTCTCCTGCCAATGACGCTCCCAACACCTTGACCTCGCGGAAGATGGGCATATCGGCCCGGGGCGGCGCAGATGAGCGCGTTTTAGTCGCCGAGCCTCTTAGCCATCTTGTACCACTCGAGGAAGCTGACGGGCCGGACGGGTTGCCGCCCGAGTGCCGCCCCAGCCTGCGGCGGCGGCGGCTAAAACTAAAGTCTGCAGCTTCCACAGCGGTGGAAGGTCAAGGCCGGAGGCAGGTCCAAGACTCTGTGTCCGGACGCGTCCGCGGTCCTGGCTGTTAGGCGGCGGCCACCGGAGAATCTTTGTGTGGGCCTCATTTACTGACACCCCGGTCCCGTTGATGCTGATCGTCGGCCCCTCTGGGGGGGTGGATCTTCTCAGCCAAACAAGCCAAACCATCTCTTAGCCCAAGGCGTCGCTGGGACAAAAAGGGGCCCGCTTGTCTGCGACTTAATCCAGGCACCCTCTTTTGATATTGTTCCAGTAATCGCTGGAATATTGGAGTAAACCATGAATCAGGATGCCTACGGCCACGTGGCCCGCATCGGCAAGGCCATCGGCAATGGGAACCGGCTTGAACTTCTTGAGTTGATGGCTCAGGCCGAGCAGTCCGTTGACGATATGGCGCGCGTGTCACGAATGGGCGTTACGACCGTCTCTTCCCACCTGCAGGTCCTGAAGAACGCCGGCCTGGTGCGCACCCGTCGTGACGGCGTTCGGATCTACTACCGCCTTGCAGGACCCGAAGTGGCCGGGTTGTTCGTGTCCATGAAAGATGTTGCGGCGCGATTCCTGCCTGCCCCGTTCGCGGCCGACAGTTCAACGGAGGCGGGCAGCAGCCGTGACGTTGTGCCCCTGATTCACACCATCGATGAAGCCCGCGACGCGTTCATGCTCGACGTCCGCCGAGCCCATGAATACCTGGCCGGACACTAC
Proteins encoded:
- a CDS encoding metalloregulator ArsR/SmtB family transcription factor — protein: MNQDAYGHVARIGKAIGNGNRLELLELMAQAEQSVDDMARVSRMGVTTVSSHLQVLKNAGLVRTRRDGVRIYYRLAGPEVAGLFVSMKDVAARFLPAPFAADSSTEAGSSRDVVPLIHTIDEARDAFMLDVRRAHEYLAGHYPGAVSIPLDELASRMDEVPRDRRVIVYCRGGFCLLARDAARLMRDKGIDAWAMDEGVLEWRAGGSVELTATA